Proteins encoded together in one Hylaeus volcanicus isolate JK05 chromosome 3, UHH_iyHylVolc1.0_haploid, whole genome shotgun sequence window:
- the LOC128873420 gene encoding uncharacterized protein LOC128873420, with product MKKLGIIIAMTVVVSAYKDERRTLSPLEDFPPYQGTRQHPPFHEQHQPFREQSLKTQPYQSYRQRHYRQETSSYPERLSYRDQPFLRDYSSSKSRPFYGDSSSYRDGPDLKGQASFFIDGTSFRDHRYRDRDTVIRNEQSFHDQALNEQYSYQPQPFGDDFRYSDSYDKLTNSYKDQKYSQPESFGRDQEYLKHGNHGLGYVSMPPVSPYENALPLNEESSTTTTTPTSASPTAQPLQESTVSNSTTAEAITRLHTSATSQPKMALPVTMPSVKSDTLADSGATTNPPTPTVSTVPAASVTSKQSTNLAHPPTVLPTMASLPVMTTESPLISFGRQPMTPVEFPPSRFTPAASYYVPNGLKNKFQQSLLSYLLSQQAKASVKNNDQNSVLDYALPDVLNNSVNKIQNLPLNYALSDVLNNSVNKIQNLPLNYALPDVLNNNLNKIQSPVSSYVLPQESKDALKDNLQSSLLSYLLQSQSNRGLSFQQSSSPETLNYIPLGNTLVERPKLHMPNIPISTLSTVSRPIQSINYVSTMPRVPTFMTQDTQTSSDIPLGATLASGLPQSISETQSTNVFNSLPGGFSGISASIPGSLSSGVSTGMPTLNLAQNFQHFGQLRPFEATRSQPLSYSTGLQMQLGGFGGMDYALRSSNPAPRPLELGIAKVGLSMPELPRHQLLQGWA from the exons ATGAAGAAACTG GGGATAATCATCGCGATGACGGTGGTTGTCAGCGCGTACAAGGATGAAAGGAGGACCCTGTCACCTTTAGAGGACTTCCCGCCTTACCAAGGAACTAGGCAACACCCACCTTTCCACGAGCAACATCAGCCATTCCGGGAGCAATCGCTCAAGACGCAACCGTATCAATCCTACAGGCAACGACACTATCGTCAGGAGACTTCGTCGTATCCTGAACGACTGTCCTACAGGGATCAGCCGTTCCTGAGAGATTATTCGTCATCGAAAAGTCGACCGTTCTACGGGGACAGCTCGTCCTATCGAGACGGGCCAGACTTAAAGGGACAGGCTTCGTTCTTCATAGACGGAACGTCGTTCAGAGACCACCGGTACAGGGATCGAGACACAGTCATCAGGAACGAGCAGTCCTTCCATGACCAGGCACTGAACGAGCAGTATTCTTACCAACCCCAACCCTTTGGCGATGATTTTCGGTACTCAGACTCGTACGACAAGCTGACCAACTCTTACAAAGATCAAAAGTATAGTCAACCGGAGTCCTTTGGTAGGGATCAAGAGTATTTGAAGCACG GAAACCATGGTCTCGGTTACGTTTCCATGCCACCGGTTTCACCCTACGAGAACGCTCTACCATTGAACGAGGAATCGTCTACTACGACGACAACaccgacgtcggcgtcgccaACCGCTCAACCCTTGCAAGAGTCTACTGTCTCAAACTCAACCACCGCTGAGGCTATCACCCGACTTCATACGTCTGCGACTTCCCAGCCGAAAATGGCTTTACCGGTGACAATGCCAAGCGTGAAATCCGATACG TTGGCTGATTCCGGTGCTACTACCAACCCTCCCACGCCGACAGTTTCCACGGTACCAGCCGCATCGGTCACCTCGAAGCAATCTACGAACCTGGCTCATCCACCGACAGTTTTGCCCACGATGGCCAGCTTGCCTGTCATGACCACGGAATCGCCGTTGATATCCTTCGGAAGACA GCCGATGACTCCTGTCGAGTTCCCACCGTCAAGGTTCACCCCGGCTGCGTCTTATTACGTCCCCAACGGCCTGAAGAACAAGTTCCAGCAGTCTTTGCTCAGCTATCTGCTGTCGCAGCAGGCGAAAGCTTCTGTCAAAAACAACGACCAGAATTCGGTGCTGGATTACGCGCTCCCAGACGTGTTGAACAACAGCGTGAACAAGATTCAAAATTTACCGCTGAATTACGCGCTTTCAGACGTGTTGAACAACAGCGTGAACAAGATTCAAAATTTACCGCTGAATTACGCGCTTCCAGACGTGTTAAACAACAACTTGAACAAGATTCAGAGTCCTGTATCGAGCTACGTGCTTCCGCAGGAATCGAAGGACGCGCTAAAGGATAACTTGCAGAGCTCTCTGTTGAGCTATCTGCTGCAGTCTCAGTCGAATCGTGGTTTATCGTTTCAACAATCTTCCTCACCGGAAACTCTGAATTACATTCCGCTGGGCAACACGTTGGTCGAGAGACCGAAGCTCCATATGCCAAATATACCGATCTCGACTTTGTCAACAGTTTCTCGACCGATCCAGTCCATAAACTACGTTTCCACGATGCCCAGAGTACCCACCTTCATGACTCAAGACACGCAGACGTCTTCTGATATCCCTTTAG GTGCGACGCTAGCCTCCGGCCTGCCCCAGAGCATCTCTGAGACCCAGTCTACGAACGTATTCAACAGTCTACCTGGCGGGTTCAGCGGCATATCTGCGAGCATACCTGGCAGTCTCTCATCGGGCGTTTCCACAGGCATGCCAACTTTGAACTTGGCTCAGAATTTCCAACATTTTGGCCAGCTGCGGCCATTCGAAGCGACAAGAAGTCAGCCGCTCTCGTACTCCACAG GATTGCAGATGCAGCTGGGCGGTTTCGGCGGGATGGATTATGCCTTACGGTCGAGTAATCCTGCCCCACGGCCACTGGAGCTCGGCATCGCGAAAGTGGGCTTAAGTATGCCGGAGTTACCGCGACACCAGCTTCTCCAAG gtTGGGCTTAA